Within the Marixanthomonas sp. SCSIO 43207 genome, the region ATTAATAAAATTGATTCAAATAAAATTGAAGAACACGTTAGCACATTCAACCTAAAGAAGTTTATTGATAAAATTGCAGCTTCTTTTGAGTATATGTGCCTTCAAAACAAAAACAAATTAAATATTCATATTGATAAAGAAGTTCCACAGCTTATTGAAGGTAACGCAACTACGCTTTCGCAAATATTAATGAATCTTGTAGGCAACGCTTGTAAGTTTACAGAAAACGGAACAATCGATATAGATATTACTCCTGAAGAAATAACAGCAGAAAAGGCAAAATTACGTTTTACCATTAAAGATTCGGGTATTGGAATTTCAGAAAAAGATCAAGAGCGTATTTTTAATGAGTTTTCTCAAGTAGATAACGAAGAAAATTACAGCTATCAAGGGACCGGATTGGGTCTAACTATTGTAAAAAAATTACTGGCGTTTTCAAATTCAAAAATCAATTTGCAGAGCGAAAAAGGAAATGGGTCTACATTTTGGTTTACCTTAGAGTTTTCAATTGTTGAAACTTCTGAAAAGAAAGTTGAAGATGATATTTTCAATAAAAATGTATTGATTGACAAACATATTTTGATTGTTGAAGATAACCGAATCAATCAAACAGTTACCAAAAAGATTTTAGAAAAAAACCAAGTTCATTGCCGTATCGCCGAAAATGGAAAAGAAGCTATAGAGCAAGTAAAACTCCATTCTTTTGATCTTATCTTGATGGATGTAAACATGCCTGTTTTAAATGGTCTAGAGGCAACACAACAAATACGCGTTTTTGATAAAGACATTCCTATCATAGCCTTAACTGCTGTAGAAGTTGAAGATTTGAGATATGAAATTTACAACAGTGGGATGAATGATATAATTGTTAAGCCTTATGATATGAATAAGTTTTTGAAAGTAATTTTAAGGAACTTAACTACTTTTCAAGAAAACAAAAGACAAACACATAATATATAGCATAAAAAAGCTCAAGTAATAAACTTGAGCTTTTATTTTATGTTATATTTTAAGGTGTTTATCCTTCGGCACTTGCTTTTAGGTACTCACGATTAATTCGTGCAATATTTTCAAGCGAAATATCTTTAGGACATTCAATAAAACAAGCTCCGGTGTTACTACACGCACCAAAACCTTCTTTATCCATTTGCTCAACCATATTTAGCACACGTCTTGTAGCTTCAACTTCTCCTTGAGGCAGCAATGCAAATTGACTCACTTTTGCAGAAGTAAATAACATTGCACTTGCATTAACACAAGCTGCTACACACGCACCGCAACCAATACACGTTGCAGAGTTAAACGCTTCATCTGCGTTTTCCTTTTCAACGGGAGTTGCGTTTGCATCAATTGTATTTCCTGAAGTATTTACAGATACATATCCCCCAGCTTGTTGAATTCTGTCAAAAGCACTGCGATCTACAACCAAATCTTTAATTACCGGAAATGCTGTTGCTCTAAAGGGTTCAATAACGATTGTATCACCATCTTTAAAACTACGCATATGTAATTGACAGGTAGTTGTGTGTCTTTGTGGACCATGCGGTTCTCCGTTAATTTGAAGTGAACACGAGCCGCAAATTCCTTCTCGACAGTCGTGATCAAAAACTACAGGTTCGTCTCCTTTTTCAATGAGTTGTTCATTTAAAACATCCAACATTTCTAAGAAAGACATATCTCCTTCAACTCCATCAATAGGATAAGTTTGTAAACTTCCTTTTGTGCTAGCGTTTTTTTGACGCCATATTTTTAAAGTAAGCTTCATAAGTTAAGCTTTAAGTATTATTTATAACTTCTTGTTTTTACTTCAATATTTTCATATTCAAGATTTTCTTTATGTAAAACGGCTTCACTTGGTTCACCTTTATATTCCCAAGTGGCTACATACATAAAGTTTTCATCATCACGTAGGGCTTCTCCTTCTTCGGTTTGATATTCTTCTCTAAAATGACCTCCGCAAGATTCTTCTCTATGTAAAGCATCTTTAGCAAATAATTCACCTAGTTCTAGGAAATCTGCTACGCGACCTGCTTTTTCAAGCTCAGGATTCATTTCATCTAGTGAACCAGGAACTTTTACATTTGACCAAAACTCTTCACGTAATGCTTTTATTTCTGAAATAGCTTCTTTCAAGCCTTTTGCATTTCTAGACATTCCTACTTTATTCCACATAATTTTACCTAAACGTTTGTGGATATCATCTACTGAAACGGTTCCGTTGTTGTTTATTAATTTTTCTAAACGGTCACGAACACTCTTTTCTGCTTCTTCAAATTCAGGAAGATCTGTTGAAATTTTTCCGGTTCTAATGTCGTCTGCCAGATAATCACCAATGGTGTATGGCAACACAAAATAACCGTCTGCTAGTCCTTGCATTAATGCTGATGCACCTAAGCGGTTGGCTCCGTGATCACTAAAATTGGCTTCTCCTGTAACGTAACAACCTTTAATAGTTGATTGTAAGTTATAATCTACCCAAACGCCACCCATCGTATAATGAACGGCAGGATAAATCATCATAGGAGTTTTGTATGGATTGGCATCTACAATCTTTTCATACATTTCAAAAAGGTTACCATATTTATTGGCAACTACTTCAGTACCTAATTTTATAATTTCTTCTTTACTTGGGTTGTGATTACCAAGTATGTTTGCTTGTTCTTTTCCGTAGCGCTCTATTGCTGAAGCAAAATCTAAAAATACTGCTTCACCTGTTTTATTTACACCAAAACCGGCATCACAACGTTCTTTTGCAGCTCTCGATGCAACGTCACGCGGCACTAGGTTACCAAATGAAGGATAACGACGCTCTAGATAATAATCGCGCTCATCTTCAGATAGCTCGGTTGGTTTCTTTTTACCTTGACGGATAGCCTCGGCATCTTCTTTTTTCTTCGGAACCCAAATACGACCATCATTTCTAAGCGACTCAGACATCAAGGTTAACTTAGATTGATGCTCTCCTGAAACCGGAATACACGTTGGGTGAATTTGTGTATAACAAGGGTTTGCAAAAAAGGCTCCTTTTTTATGAATTTTCCACGATGCTGTAACGTTGCTTCCCATTGCATTTGTAGATA harbors:
- a CDS encoding succinate dehydrogenase/fumarate reductase iron-sulfur subunit, which translates into the protein MKLTLKIWRQKNASTKGSLQTYPIDGVEGDMSFLEMLDVLNEQLIEKGDEPVVFDHDCREGICGSCSLQINGEPHGPQRHTTTCQLHMRSFKDGDTIVIEPFRATAFPVIKDLVVDRSAFDRIQQAGGYVSVNTSGNTIDANATPVEKENADEAFNSATCIGCGACVAACVNASAMLFTSAKVSQFALLPQGEVEATRRVLNMVEQMDKEGFGACSNTGACFIECPKDISLENIARINREYLKASAEG
- a CDS encoding fumarate reductase/succinate dehydrogenase flavoprotein subunit gives rise to the protein MSILDSKIPKGPLDEKWTKHKNSINLVNPANKRNIDVIVVGTGLAGGSAAATLAELGYNVKTFCYQDSPRRAHSIAAQGGINAAKNYQGDGDSNYRLFYDTVKGGDYRSREGNVYRLAEVSANIIDQCVAQGVPFAREYGGLLDNRSFGGVLVSRTFYAKGQTGQQLLLGAYAAMNRQINRGKIEPFNRHEMLDLVVVDGKARGIIARNLVTGEIERHSAHAVVIASGGYGNVFFLSTNAMGSNVTASWKIHKKGAFFANPCYTQIHPTCIPVSGEHQSKLTLMSESLRNDGRIWVPKKKEDAEAIRQGKKKPTELSEDERDYYLERRYPSFGNLVPRDVASRAAKERCDAGFGVNKTGEAVFLDFASAIERYGKEQANILGNHNPSKEEIIKLGTEVVANKYGNLFEMYEKIVDANPYKTPMMIYPAVHYTMGGVWVDYNLQSTIKGCYVTGEANFSDHGANRLGASALMQGLADGYFVLPYTIGDYLADDIRTGKISTDLPEFEEAEKSVRDRLEKLINNNGTVSVDDIHKRLGKIMWNKVGMSRNAKGLKEAISEIKALREEFWSNVKVPGSLDEMNPELEKAGRVADFLELGELFAKDALHREESCGGHFREEYQTEEGEALRDDENFMYVATWEYKGEPSEAVLHKENLEYENIEVKTRSYK